The region AATCAACGTTGAATTTGCGTTTGCATCCTTCAAAATTCATGTAGCGGATTTTTCCAAAAATTGGTCTTTCGGGCCAAGCCCGATCGTGTACTCCTCCAATAGACCATGCAATTCCTGCGTATCCATTGGGATCACGCCCATCGAGGCTATACTTGTCGTTGAGGTATATTGCGGTTCTTAGCGCCTCCTCGGGACAGGTTGTCCATTCCAAAATCTTTTTGGCCCAGTACATCCGCATGTAGCCATGCATTTTTCCCGTTTTTACCATTTCCATTTGAGCCGCATTCCAGAGCGGATCGTGTGTTTTGGCGTGCTCCAGTTCCTGTGTGGTGTACAGGTATTCTCTAACATCGAACCTGTGGATTTTGTGGGTTGTCTTAGCCCAATCGGGAAATCCCGAAAAACGGGCGTAGGATTGGTTGTAATAGCAGAAATTGTCGGAGAGTTCCCGGCGTACAATTAGCTCTTCCAGAAATGCCCATTTATCCTCCTTGGGAGCATTGGCTTTGATTGCTTCAATGGCAATTCGTTGTGCCGATATTTGCCCAAAATGAAGGTAGACCGAAAGGTTCGATTGCCATTTTAGGTTGGGATCATTCCGTTTGGTTGAGTAACCTGTTAGTTTTTCGTTCAGAAAAGTTTGCAGCATTTTAATCGCCTCGTCTTCCCCAGGTAAAATCCAATTTACAGGCTTAACATGGCTGAATGGGTTTAACCATGTTAATGTATCGTGCCAGTTGTTTTTTTTATTGTTTAGTATTTTGGGGTGTGTAAGTTTTATATCAGGAAAATCAACTAAAAATGTTGATAAAAGTTTCCTGATTTTCGGTCGTAGAGTATAGGCTCCAAACTCCAATTTTGCCGAGGCAAACCAGCATGGTATTATGTTGTGCGCATCAACCTCTAAATGTGGTATTTCAATGATTTTGTTTACACTCTCTTTCCATTCTTGCTTGATTTTTAATGGATTGAAATCCGATATTAGTATAGATGCTTTAATTTTATTGATAAATTCAGGAACGGTTTCCGAAGGATCTCCTTTGAGCAGGCAAAAGTTTATGCCCATATCAAGCAACTTATCTTCAACTTTTTTGAGCCCTTTAAGCATGAAGTCGTAGTGCCGAAGATTCGCTCCGGGGAATGTTTTTGTTAGTGTAAAAATCACTACTAGCGGAGATTTTTCTTCGTTGGCTTTTGTGGCAGCATACACTAACGACCAGTTATCTTCAACGCGTTGATCGCGTAGCATCCAATAAACCACAGGTCCCGATTGTTTTTTCCCCGATTTTATTTCCCGTACTCTATGTTTATTGAAGGTATTCATAACGAAAACTAAAGTTCTTTATGTAAGGTGCTAGTTGGGTGTTAAAAGTGACTCCTAAAAATACAATGAAAAAAGGTTCGTTCCTAAATTTAAAAGATGTTTAAAAAAATGATTCTGGGTTTATACCCAGAATCATTACAATGTATAACGAGGTGTGTGATCTTATTTAAGGGCGTTTGTGTTGATAATTTCGTTGGATCTGAGCAGAATATCAACATACTGAGCACGGAGATAAGCAAACGGATCGTGAAGATTTTTCCTTGATAGTTTTCCCTTGAAATCGTCAATAGATTTGTAGTTCTTTTTATTCATCCAGGCTTCAATATCGCCTAGTATTTTTGTAATTTGCTCAATCCCGTTACTATATACGGTGCTAACAACCTGGAATGCGGATGCTCCTGCAAGAATCATTTTTATGGCATCTTCCCCATCCATTATACCAGTATTTGCGCAGATATCGGCGGCAATATTGCCGTAAAGCAAACCTGTAAACCGTAATGGTAGTCGAATGTAGTTGTGCTCGCTGAGGATGATTGTTTGTACCAGTTCTTCCTTATCAATATCTATATCGGGTTGGAATAGACGATTAAAAATTACAAATCCCTGCACCTCCGTCTCATCGAATCTGCGAACTACATCTAAAGGATTGGTGTAGAATGGGCTTATTTTAACGCTAACCGGGATGCTCAACTTTTCTTTTACTCTTTTTAAAATATCAACTTGCGATTGAATGATGGTTTTCCCTTCAACCTCGAAATCCTTAGGTGTTGTGTAAAAATTAAGTTCAATGGCATCTACTCCTGTCTCTTCAATCAGAATGGCGTATTCGGCCCATGTGTCGGGATGCATAGCGTTTAAACTTGCAATCACAGGGATTTTAAGCGTTTCCTTGGCTTTTTTAAGTTTGGCTAGGTGTTCTGTGGGTCCAGCGTGTTTAAGCGTTGGGAATAGCCTAACCATTTCGGCGTGCCGCTCGTTGTACTCTTCCAGTTCATTCTCTAGCTCCAACTCTTCGAGTTGAATTTGTTCCTCGAACAACGACTTAAACACTACCGCTCCTGCTCCGGCCGCTTCTATTGCTTTAAGCGTATCGAGGTTGGCGGTTAGGGACGATGCACCCACTATAAGTGGATTTTTTAAATCCAGTCCCAGGTAGGATGATTTTAATTTTGACATGGCTGTTATTTTAATGGTTATAAATTCTTATACGTTATTGATGTAATAACAGAATTCACTAGACTCTCAATGCTTTTAGGCCATTGGTAATCGGAAAAGTTTTGAGAATTAATTGCAATAACAAACTGCTTGTCGGGCATAACGTAAACAAACTGATCGCCATACCCCGCAGCATAAATTAATGGTTTTCCATCGGGCTGTTTGCCAGTCCACCAGTGTAAACCATAGCCAATATCATTGTTGTAACGAATTGATTCTTTTGTTGAGGATTCAACCCATTCTTTCGATACTATTTGGTTGCCCCATGGTGCTCCATTATTCAGAATCACCAATCCTATTTTTGCCATGTCCAATGTAGTTAGGGATATTCCTCCCCATGCTGGGCGTTTATTCATGGGGTATTCGTCCCATACATAAGAGTTTATTGCAAGTGGTGTAAAAAGGTACTTTTTTGTAAGTTCCTCGAACGATATACCCGATGCTCTGCTAAGAATTTCAGCAACGACCTGTGATCCTAGACTGTTATAGTTGAATTTTGATCCAGGTATTGTTTCTA is a window of Tenuifilaceae bacterium CYCD DNA encoding:
- a CDS encoding deoxyribodipyrimidine photo-lyase, producing the protein MNTFNKHRVREIKSGKKQSGPVVYWMLRDQRVEDNWSLVYAATKANEEKSPLVVIFTLTKTFPGANLRHYDFMLKGLKKVEDKLLDMGINFCLLKGDPSETVPEFINKIKASILISDFNPLKIKQEWKESVNKIIEIPHLEVDAHNIIPCWFASAKLEFGAYTLRPKIRKLLSTFLVDFPDIKLTHPKILNNKKNNWHDTLTWLNPFSHVKPVNWILPGEDEAIKMLQTFLNEKLTGYSTKRNDPNLKWQSNLSVYLHFGQISAQRIAIEAIKANAPKEDKWAFLEELIVRRELSDNFCYYNQSYARFSGFPDWAKTTHKIHRFDVREYLYTTQELEHAKTHDPLWNAAQMEMVKTGKMHGYMRMYWAKKILEWTTCPEEALRTAIYLNDKYSLDGRDPNGYAGIAWSIGGVHDRAWPERPIFGKIRYMNFEGCKRKFNVDSYIAAHIC
- a CDS encoding diguanylate cyclase — protein: MSKLKSSYLGLDLKNPLIVGASSLTANLDTLKAIEAAGAGAVVFKSLFEEQIQLEELELENELEEYNERHAEMVRLFPTLKHAGPTEHLAKLKKAKETLKIPVIASLNAMHPDTWAEYAILIEETGVDAIELNFYTTPKDFEVEGKTIIQSQVDILKRVKEKLSIPVSVKISPFYTNPLDVVRRFDETEVQGFVIFNRLFQPDIDIDKEELVQTIILSEHNYIRLPLRFTGLLYGNIAADICANTGIMDGEDAIKMILAGASAFQVVSTVYSNGIEQITKILGDIEAWMNKKNYKSIDDFKGKLSRKNLHDPFAYLRAQYVDILLRSNEIINTNALK
- a CDS encoding serine hydrolase — its product is MSVLKISALTVLIGLTTFCYSANNTFSLNYDLLNKIDNEIREGDYGKVTSLLILNSKGRIIHERYYGFSSKTSINPISSVTKSITSILVGVCLEKGFIKSIDIPVWTYFPEYADIFNHDSIKKSITIRHLLNQTAGLKWEEWKFPYNYASNNLIATLETESNWVEKFFRLPVETIPGSKFNYNSLGSQVVAEILSRASGISFEELTKKYLFTPLAINSYVWDEYPMNKRPAWGGISLTTLDMAKIGLVILNNGAPWGNQIVSKEWVESSTKESIRYNNDIGYGLHWWTGKQPDGKPLIYAAGYGDQFVYVMPDKQFVIAINSQNFSDYQWPKSIESLVNSVITSITYKNL